The Virgibacillus sp. SK37 region CTACCTGTGCCTGAATAGATACATCAAGAGCAGATATCGGTTCATCCGCAATAATGAAGTCTGGCTCGACAGCAAGTGCTCTTGCAATACCTATACGCTGTCTTTGTCCACCACTAAACTCATGAGGGAAGCGTGTTGCATGCTCTTTATTCAGACCAACAACTTCTAATAATTCCTCTACACGGGCTTTACGTTCCTTATCATTTTTCGCCAGATTATGAACGTCAATACCTTCAGCTATAATATCCATTACAGTCATACGAGGGTTTAAAGAAGAAGAAGGATCCTGGAAAATCATTTGCATCTTACGGTTAAATTTCAGCAATTCATTCTTTGATTTCTTCCCGTGTACATCTTCGCCTTTAAACTTCACTTCACCTTCTGTCGCTTCATATAAACGAATGATGGTTCTTCCAGTTGTCGACTTCCCACAACCGGATTCCCCAACTAATCCAAACGTTTCACCTTTGAAGATATCAAAGGTTACTCCGTCTACTGCAGTAATTGTTCTATGTCTTCCAGCTTTAAAGTGTTTTTTTAGGTTTTTAACTTCAAGTAACTTTTCTTGTGACATTATTTCTCACCATCCTTCGAACCTGTATTAGAGAAGCCTTGCATTCTGCGTTGCACAGATTCAGGTGGCTCGATTTTTGGAGCATCTTCATGCAATAGCCATGTAGCTGCATAATGTGTATCAGATACTTTAAACATTGGCGGCTCCATTACTGTATCAATCTCCAAAGCAAATTCATTCCTTGGTGCAAATGCATCTCCCTTTAGTGGATTTAATAAGTCTGGCGGGCTGCCTGGAATAGCAAATAATTCTTCTTCATCACTATCCAATGTTGGCATAGAGCCAAGTAAACCCCAAGTATAAGGATGTTTGGCATTATAAAAGATATCATCTGTTGTGCCAATTTCGACAATTTTACCTGCGTACATAACAGCAACTCGGTCAGCAACGTTTGCTACCACACCTAAATCATGGGTAATGAAGATAATCGCACTATCTGTTTCCTTTTGAATATCTTTCATCAGTTCTAAAATTTGTGCCTGAATGGTCACATCCAAAGCTGTTGTAGGTTCATCTGCAATTAGAATTTTTGGATTACATGCCAGCGCAATTGCTACTACAACACGCTGACGCATCCCACCCGAGAATTGGTGTGGATATTGATTTAATCTAGTTTCAGGATGTGGAATTCCTACTAGTTCCAGCAATTCCACAGCCTTTTTTCTAGCATTAGTACGATTCATATTCTGATGCTTAATTAAACCTTCCATGATTTGGTTACCAATTTTCATGGTAGGATTTAGGGAAGACATCGGGTCTTGAAAAACCAT contains the following coding sequences:
- a CDS encoding ABC transporter ATP-binding protein translates to MSQEKLLEVKNLKKHFKAGRHRTITAVDGVTFDIFKGETFGLVGESGCGKSTTGRTIIRLYEATEGEVKFKGEDVHGKKSKNELLKFNRKMQMIFQDPSSSLNPRMTVMDIIAEGIDVHNLAKNDKERKARVEELLEVVGLNKEHATRFPHEFSGGQRQRIGIARALAVEPDFIIADEPISALDVSIQAQVVNLLKQLQKERGLTYLFIAHDLSMVKYISDRIGVMYFGNMVELADADELYHNPIHPYTKSLLSAIPLPDPNYERSRRRVAYDPTVHDTSEQPEFREVRPRHWVRCTSKEFEQYKKEANK
- a CDS encoding ABC transporter ATP-binding protein, which gives rise to MSKLLEVKDLKVSFNTYNGEVQAVRGVTFDLNKGETLAIVGESGSGKSVTSMALMQLLPKPHGYVKSGEILFEGEDIVKKSTRDMQKIRGKDISMVFQDPMSSLNPTMKIGNQIMEGLIKHQNMNRTNARKKAVELLELVGIPHPETRLNQYPHQFSGGMRQRVVVAIALACNPKILIADEPTTALDVTIQAQILELMKDIQKETDSAIIFITHDLGVVANVADRVAVMYAGKIVEIGTTDDIFYNAKHPYTWGLLGSMPTLDSDEEELFAIPGSPPDLLNPLKGDAFAPRNEFALEIDTVMEPPMFKVSDTHYAATWLLHEDAPKIEPPESVQRRMQGFSNTGSKDGEK